A region from the Neomonachus schauinslandi chromosome 2, ASM220157v2, whole genome shotgun sequence genome encodes:
- the TIGD2 gene encoding tigger transposable element-derived protein 2 codes for MLGKRKRVVLTIKDKLDIIKKLEEGISFKKLSVVYGIGESTVRDIKKNKERIINYANSSDPTSGVSKRKSMKSSTYEELDRVMIEWFNQQKTDGIPVSGTICAKQAKFFFDALGMEGDFNASSGWLTRFKQRHGIPKAAGKGTKLKGDETAASEFCGNFQEFVERENLQPEQIYGADQTGLFWKCLPSRTLALETEQNTSGYRSSRERIIIMCCANATGLHKLNLCVVGKAKKPRAFKGADLSNLPVTYFSQKSAWIEHSVFRQWFEKYFVPQVQKHLKSQGLLEKAVLLLDFPPAHPNEELLSSDDGRIIVKYLPPNVTSLIQPMSQGVLATVKRYYRAGLLQKYMGEGIDPKMFWKNLTVLDAIYEVSRAWNMVKSSTITKAWKKLFPSNEENSGTNIDEGAILAANLATVLQNTEDCEHVDIENIDQWFESRSNDSSCQVLTDSEGAEDQAKPAEQKHSNKTRKADLNPEKHISHKAALEWTENLLDYLEQQDDMLLSDKLVLRRLRTIIRRKQKIQNNKNH; via the coding sequence ATGTTGGGGAAACGTAAGCGTGTGGTGTTGACAATTAAGGACAAGCTTGACATTATTAAGAAACTTGAGGAAGGCATCTCTTTCAAAAAGCTTTCTGTGGTGTATGGAATTGGTGAATCCACAGTTCgtgatattaaaaagaataaagaaaggattATAAACTATGCAAACAGTTCAGATCCTACAAGTGGGGTATCCAAACGTAAATCAATGAAGTCATCAACATATGAGGAACTGGATAGGGTTATGATAGAGTGGTTTAACCAACAGAAAACAGATGGGATTCCAGTGTCTGGAACAATTTGTGCAAAACAAGCCAAATTCTTTTTTGATGCTCTGGGGATGGAAGGTGATTTTAATGCGTCATCTGGCTGGCTAACTCGGTTTAAGCAGCGCCATGGTATTCCAAAGGCTGCTGGTAAAGGAACAAAGTTAAAAGGAGATGAAACTGCTGCCAGTGAATTTTGCGGTAACTTTCAGGAGTTcgttgagagagagaatctacaACCAGAGCAAATTTATGGTGCTGATCAAACTGGATTGTTCTGGAAATGTCTACCATCAAGGACATTAGCTCTTGAAACTGAGCAAAATACTTCTGGTTATAggtcaagcagagagagaatcatTATTATGTGTTGTGCAAATGCCACTGGTTTACACAAACTTAATCTTTGTGTTGtgggaaaagcaaaaaaaccccgtGCATTCAAAGGAGCTGACCTTTCAAACCTTCCTGTCACTTATTTCAGTCAAAAAAGTGCATGGATAGAACATTCTGTTTTCAGACAGtggtttgaaaaatactttgtgcCACAGGTGCAGAAGCATCTGAAGTCTCAGGGGCTTCTAGAAAAAGCAGtgcttcttttggattttccccCAGCACATCCAAATGAAGAATTATTGAGTTCAGATGATGGCAGaataattgtgaaatatttgCCACCAAATGTCACAAGTCTAATTCAACCTATGAGTCAGGGAGTTCTAGCCACAGTAAAAAGATACTACCGAGCAGGACTTCTCCAGAAATACATGGGTGAGGGAATTGACCCAAAAATGTTTTGGAAGAACTTGACAGTGTTGGATGCAATTTATGAAGTATCAAGAGCTTGGAACATGGTAAAATCAAGTACCATAACCAAAGCCTGGAAAAAACTTTTCCCTAGCAATGAAGAGAATTCAGGCACGAACATTGATGAAGGAGCCATTTTAGCAGCTAACTTAGCAACGGTTTTACAGAATACAGAAGACTGTGAACACGTAGACATTGAAAATATTGATCAGTGGTTTGAATCTCGGAGTAATGATTCAAGCTGTCAGGTGCTAACTGACAGTGAAGGTGCTGAGGACCAGGCCAAGCCTGCAGAACAAAAGCATTCCAATAAGACTAGAAAAGCAGATCTGAATCCAGAGAAGCATATTAGCCATAAAGCTGCACTTGAATGGACCGAGAATTTATTGGATTACCTAGAACAACAAGATGACATGCTTCTGTCTGATAAACTGGTATTACGGAGGCTTCGAACgataataagaagaaaacagaagatccaaaataacaaaaatcattaa